A genomic segment from Truepera sp. encodes:
- the murJ gene encoding murein biosynthesis integral membrane protein MurJ: MTERKSSRRGAMTLMVGTLASRVAGLLRNSLLAQFFPTAVIDAFVTAFKVPNLFRELLAEGALTNSFIPVYKRLEPEEGRRMAGALLALLLIVNGLLLVGAYLSAPFLARLLISGAGNVDVELTTRLVRIVFPFLPAISLSALAMGVLNAEERFLAPAWAPVALNVVTVTLMALFPGQAVMLAVAHVVGGLAQLVVQVPVLARSGLLPRVTSLWHPALGSVLLLMVPFAFTAGGRQVLNVVASNVITSIDAGAQGAFYLADLFLSLALGLFSISPALAYYSRLSEHAVKGPEQFAATLAEGLRFITFLTVPAGLALALLAAPAVDVVYNWRSLLGAPMDAQLRAFTIAATMPLGFAVFPIGVFNLLIRTFYVRGLVRTPVLLVLSFLSIQGLLYWTLSKVWGIAGVAWATAFTAWLQVAVAAFLVGRREGFGLAEWLADSAKVWLAAGAGVGAAALILALVPLGADWWGQLARVALGGVVLLITFAVVGYALRLQEIAALVRRLRRPR; encoded by the coding sequence GTGACCGAACGGAAGAGCAGCCGCCGCGGGGCAATGACCCTGATGGTCGGGACCCTCGCGAGCCGCGTGGCGGGGCTCCTCAGGAACTCGCTCCTGGCCCAGTTCTTCCCGACCGCCGTCATCGACGCCTTCGTGACCGCCTTCAAGGTGCCCAACCTGTTCCGCGAACTGCTGGCCGAAGGGGCCCTGACCAACTCCTTCATCCCGGTCTACAAGCGCCTCGAGCCGGAGGAGGGCCGCCGCATGGCCGGGGCGCTCCTCGCGCTGCTGCTCATCGTCAACGGCCTGCTCCTCGTGGGCGCCTACCTCAGCGCGCCTTTCCTGGCGCGTCTGCTCATCTCGGGCGCAGGCAACGTGGACGTCGAGCTGACCACCCGGCTGGTGCGGATCGTCTTCCCGTTCCTGCCCGCGATCTCCCTATCGGCCCTCGCCATGGGCGTGTTGAACGCCGAGGAGCGCTTCCTCGCGCCCGCCTGGGCGCCCGTCGCACTCAACGTGGTGACCGTCACCCTCATGGCCCTGTTCCCGGGCCAGGCCGTCATGTTGGCCGTCGCGCACGTGGTGGGCGGCTTGGCCCAGCTCGTCGTGCAGGTGCCGGTCCTGGCGCGCTCCGGCCTCCTGCCGCGGGTCACCTCTCTGTGGCACCCGGCGTTGGGGTCGGTGCTGCTGCTCATGGTGCCGTTCGCGTTCACGGCCGGCGGCCGTCAGGTGCTCAACGTGGTGGCGTCCAACGTGATAACGAGCATCGACGCCGGCGCGCAGGGCGCCTTCTACCTCGCGGACCTGTTCTTGAGCCTCGCCCTCGGGCTCTTCAGCATCTCTCCCGCGCTGGCCTACTACTCGCGGCTGTCGGAACACGCGGTGAAGGGGCCGGAGCAGTTCGCGGCGACGCTGGCGGAAGGCCTCCGCTTCATCACTTTCCTGACGGTACCCGCGGGCCTGGCCCTCGCCCTGTTGGCCGCGCCGGCCGTGGACGTGGTGTACAACTGGCGCTCGCTGCTGGGCGCCCCCATGGACGCCCAACTGCGCGCGTTCACGATCGCGGCCACCATGCCGCTCGGTTTCGCGGTCTTCCCGATCGGGGTGTTCAACCTGCTCATCCGCACTTTCTACGTGCGTGGCCTGGTGCGAACCCCGGTGCTGTTAGTGCTGTCGTTCCTGAGCATCCAGGGGCTCTTGTACTGGACCCTCTCGAAGGTGTGGGGCATCGCGGGCGTGGCGTGGGCCACCGCCTTCACGGCGTGGCTGCAGGTAGCGGTCGCGGCGTTCCTCGTGGGTAGGCGCGAGGGCTTCGGCTTGGCCGAGTGGCTCGCGGACTCGGCCAAGGTCTGGCTGGCCGCGGGGGCCGGGGTAGGGGCGGCGGCCCTGATCTTGGCGCTGGTGCCCCTTGGCGCCGATTGGTGGGGTCAGCTGGCGCGCGTGGCGCTTGGCGGGGTGGTGCTGCTAATCACGTTCGCTGTCGTCGGCTACGCGCTGAGGCTGCAGGAAATCGCCGCGCTCGTCAGGCGGCTGCGGCGGCCACGGTGA
- a CDS encoding nucleotide sugar dehydrogenase — translation MSTTHDAAERIAVIGQGYVGLPVTLAFGEAFEGVVGFDTDAAKITRLRAGHDPTGEAPPEELARTTVEFTADEADLKGATFFVVAVPTPIDAVKRPDLGPLASASLVVGRALTRGAVVVFESTVYPGVTEEFCGPILEETSGLKAGIDFTLGYSPERINPGDKEHTLRRIVKVVAGQDAPTLERVAGVYGAIIEAGVYRASSIKVAEAAKVIENTQRDLNIALMNELAMIFDRLDINTLEVLEAAGTKWNFLPFRPGLVGGHCIGVDPYYLTTKAEEVGYIPQVILAGRRINDGMGAFVAQKVVKLLASAGGRISGARVGVLGLTFKENVPDLRNSRVPDILEELAEYGVTAVVHDGIADAAEARREYGVELADLSEFQDLDALIIAVAHRGFDTLVLEELPRLVKPGGIVADVKSVLKGAKLPAGFKYWSL, via the coding sequence GTGTCGACAACGCATGACGCCGCCGAACGCATAGCCGTCATCGGCCAGGGTTACGTGGGCCTCCCCGTCACGCTCGCCTTCGGCGAAGCGTTCGAGGGCGTGGTGGGTTTCGATACGGACGCCGCCAAGATCACCCGGCTCAGGGCGGGCCACGACCCGACCGGCGAGGCGCCGCCGGAAGAGTTGGCGCGCACCACCGTGGAGTTCACGGCGGACGAGGCGGACCTCAAGGGTGCCACGTTCTTCGTCGTCGCCGTTCCCACTCCCATAGACGCCGTGAAGCGCCCCGACCTTGGGCCCCTGGCGTCCGCCAGCCTGGTGGTCGGGCGGGCCCTCACGCGGGGCGCGGTGGTGGTCTTCGAGTCGACCGTCTACCCGGGCGTGACCGAGGAGTTCTGCGGTCCGATCCTCGAAGAGACCTCGGGGCTGAAGGCCGGAATCGACTTCACCCTCGGCTACTCCCCCGAACGCATCAACCCCGGCGACAAGGAACACACCTTGAGGCGCATCGTTAAGGTCGTTGCCGGTCAGGACGCCCCAACGCTCGAGCGCGTGGCCGGCGTGTATGGCGCCATCATCGAGGCGGGCGTGTACCGTGCCAGCAGCATCAAGGTGGCGGAGGCGGCCAAGGTCATCGAGAACACGCAGCGCGACCTAAACATCGCCCTCATGAACGAGTTGGCCATGATCTTCGACCGTCTGGACATCAACACCCTGGAGGTGCTCGAGGCGGCCGGCACGAAGTGGAACTTCCTGCCGTTCCGCCCGGGCCTGGTGGGCGGCCACTGCATCGGGGTGGACCCCTACTACCTCACCACCAAGGCCGAGGAAGTCGGTTACATCCCGCAGGTCATCCTAGCCGGCCGCCGGATAAACGACGGCATGGGGGCGTTCGTGGCGCAGAAGGTCGTCAAGCTCCTCGCCTCGGCCGGCGGCCGCATCAGTGGCGCGCGCGTGGGCGTGCTCGGCCTCACCTTCAAGGAGAACGTCCCCGACTTGCGCAACAGCCGGGTGCCCGACATCCTTGAGGAGCTGGCGGAGTACGGCGTGACCGCCGTGGTCCACGACGGCATCGCCGACGCCGCCGAGGCCAGGCGCGAGTACGGCGTCGAGCTCGCGGATCTGAGCGAGTTCCAAGACCTCGACGCCCTCATCATCGCGGTGGCGCATCGCGGCTTCGACACCTTGGTGCTCGAGGAACTCCCGCGCCTGGTCAAGCCGGGCGGCATCGTGGCCGACGTCAAGTCGGTGCTCAAGGGCGCCAAGCTGCCCGCGGGCTTCAAGTACTGGAGCCTGTGA
- a CDS encoding NAD-dependent epimerase, translating into MAGRRFLVTGTAGFIGYHLAERLLARGDSVVGVDNVNDYYDVSLKEARLARLARHPGHRFEKLDLADRAALTRVFDEARPQVVVNLAAQAGVRYSLTNPHAYVDSNLVGFVNVLEACRHHDVEHLVYASSSSVYGANTKVPFSVHDNVDHPLSLYAASKKANELMAHTYSHLYRLPTTGLRFFTVYGPWGRPDMAMFLFTKAILEGRPIDVFNYGDMQRDFTYIDDIVEGVVHTADHVATANPQWSGADPDPGTSNAPYRLYNIGNNQPVQLMELIALIEEELGVEAEKNFLPMQPGDVPATYADVDDLVADVGFKPETPLDVGVKRFVAWYREFYGV; encoded by the coding sequence ATGGCGGGCAGGCGTTTCCTGGTCACCGGCACCGCGGGTTTCATCGGCTACCACTTGGCGGAACGCCTCCTCGCAAGGGGCGACAGCGTGGTGGGAGTCGACAACGTCAACGATTACTACGACGTTAGCCTCAAGGAGGCGCGCTTGGCGCGGCTGGCGCGCCACCCGGGCCACCGCTTCGAGAAGCTCGACCTGGCGGACCGCGCCGCCCTCACGCGCGTCTTCGACGAGGCGCGGCCGCAGGTGGTGGTCAACCTCGCCGCCCAGGCCGGGGTGCGTTACTCGCTCACCAACCCGCACGCCTACGTCGACAGCAACCTCGTCGGGTTCGTGAACGTCCTGGAAGCGTGCCGCCACCATGACGTGGAGCACCTCGTCTACGCCTCGTCCAGCTCCGTGTACGGCGCCAACACCAAGGTGCCCTTCAGCGTGCACGACAACGTGGATCATCCGCTCAGCCTCTACGCCGCCTCCAAGAAGGCCAACGAGCTGATGGCGCACACGTACTCGCACCTCTACCGCCTGCCCACCACCGGACTGCGCTTCTTCACCGTTTACGGCCCCTGGGGCCGCCCCGACATGGCCATGTTCCTCTTCACCAAGGCCATCCTCGAGGGGCGCCCCATCGACGTCTTCAACTACGGCGACATGCAGCGCGACTTCACCTACATCGACGACATCGTCGAGGGCGTCGTGCACACCGCCGATCACGTGGCCACCGCGAACCCGCAGTGGAGCGGCGCCGACCCCGACCCCGGCACGAGCAACGCCCCCTACCGGCTCTACAACATCGGCAACAACCAACCCGTGCAGCTAATGGAGCTAATCGCGCTGATCGAGGAGGAGCTGGGGGTGGAGGCGGAGAAGAATTTCCTGCCCATGCAGCCGGGGGACGTGCCCGCCACCTATGCCGACGTCGACGACCTGGTGGCCGACGT